Proteins from one Telopea speciosissima isolate NSW1024214 ecotype Mountain lineage chromosome 1, Tspe_v1, whole genome shotgun sequence genomic window:
- the LOC122640202 gene encoding uncharacterized protein LOC122640202 isoform X1 — MIMAPISSSTNPLYPPPASTSSTFISTRVVRYQKLGLQLQFPSSSSSSTTTRAVDPETNASSDTTETKPQSAENDDGDSFENRVAQVRLRYRSGTGKKADVRKGKRSSSSPSSKTKKGGVFLPPVPLKEAVSEGLKVDFGFCPFTERLNGRLAALGLVALLLVELGSGKSLISYHSPAVVFIQVYSIAAASAVYVKYQKEKISIWPQ, encoded by the exons ATGATAATGGCACCAATATCATCTTCAACAAACCCATTATATCCTCCACCTGCTTCTACTTCTTCCACATTCATCTCCACAAGAGTTGTAAGATACCAGAAACTAGGATTACAATTACAATTTCCAT cttcttcttcttcttccacaacCACGAGAGCAGTCGATCCCGAAACAAACGCCTCCTCCGACACAACGGAGACGAAACCACAATCGGCAGAAAACGACGATGGAGACAGCTTCGAAAACAGAGTAGCACAGGTGAGACTCAGGTATCGCAGCGGGACCGGCAAGAAAGCCGACGTCAGGAAAGGTAAGAGATCATCATCATCGCCATCATCCAAGACCAAGAAAGGTGGAGTATTCTTGCCGCCGGTGCCTTTGAAAGAGGCGGTGTCGGAGGGTCTGAAGGTGGATTTCGGCTTCTGCCCTTTCACTGAGCGGCTCAACGGGAGGTTGGCAGCTCTGGGGCTGGTGGCGCTGCTGCTGGTGGAATTGGGTTCCGGCAAGAGTCTCATCAGTTACCATTCGCCGGCGGTGGTCTTCATTCAGGTCTACTCCATCGCTGCCGCGTCGGCGGTCTATGTGAAGTACCAGAAGGAGAAGATCAGCATTTGGCCTCAGTAG
- the LOC122640202 gene encoding uncharacterized protein LOC122640202 isoform X2, with the protein MIMAPISSSTNPLYPPPASTSSTFISTRVVRYQKLGLQSSSSSSSSTTTRAVDPETNASSDTTETKPQSAENDDGDSFENRVAQVRLRYRSGTGKKADVRKGKRSSSSPSSKTKKGGVFLPPVPLKEAVSEGLKVDFGFCPFTERLNGRLAALGLVALLLVELGSGKSLISYHSPAVVFIQVYSIAAASAVYVKYQKEKISIWPQ; encoded by the exons ATGATAATGGCACCAATATCATCTTCAACAAACCCATTATATCCTCCACCTGCTTCTACTTCTTCCACATTCATCTCCACAAGAGTTGTAAGATACCAGAAACTAGGATTACAAT catcatcttcttcttcttcttccacaacCACGAGAGCAGTCGATCCCGAAACAAACGCCTCCTCCGACACAACGGAGACGAAACCACAATCGGCAGAAAACGACGATGGAGACAGCTTCGAAAACAGAGTAGCACAGGTGAGACTCAGGTATCGCAGCGGGACCGGCAAGAAAGCCGACGTCAGGAAAGGTAAGAGATCATCATCATCGCCATCATCCAAGACCAAGAAAGGTGGAGTATTCTTGCCGCCGGTGCCTTTGAAAGAGGCGGTGTCGGAGGGTCTGAAGGTGGATTTCGGCTTCTGCCCTTTCACTGAGCGGCTCAACGGGAGGTTGGCAGCTCTGGGGCTGGTGGCGCTGCTGCTGGTGGAATTGGGTTCCGGCAAGAGTCTCATCAGTTACCATTCGCCGGCGGTGGTCTTCATTCAGGTCTACTCCATCGCTGCCGCGTCGGCGGTCTATGTGAAGTACCAGAAGGAGAAGATCAGCATTTGGCCTCAGTAG
- the LOC122655258 gene encoding ABC transporter G family member 6-like, protein MKRVGTDSNTTFNPSRFFLDSQPITFIKDDQQQPMEVESLSRNPNSGSFGVSPTLGELLKRVGDVQNGNETPNHQVLEMTDGGLGLEPRSLPLPFVLSFSNLTYSIKNRRKMRFPNCFGRTRSKLGAAGDPVLESDNNNYSSNAKIILNDISGEARDGEILAVLGASGSGKSTLIDALANRMAKGSLKGSITLNGEPLESRLLKVISAYVMQDDLLFPMLTVEETLMFSAEFRLPRSLSKSKKKARVQALIDQLGLRNAAKTVIGDEGHRGVSGGERRRVSIGTDIIHDPIILFLDEPTSGLDSTSAFMVVKVLQRIAQSGSIVIMSIHQPSYRIIGLLDRMIFLSRGQTVFRGPPSTIPQFFAEFGHPIPEKENRTEFALDLIRELEVSPGGTKGLVEFQKSWQTAKRPGNLDSQQQDLSLNDAISASISRGKLVSGTTNDSSSTKVSRFVNPFWAEIAVLSKRSVTNTRRMPELLGIRLGAVLVTGFILATIFWHLDNSPKGVQERLGFFAFAMSTTFYTCADALPVFLQERYIFMRETAYNAYRRSSYVLSNSIVVIPSLIFLSFAFAATTFWAVGLAGGVKGFFFYFGIILASFWAGSSFVTFLSGVVSHVMLGYTVVVAILAYFLLFSGFFINRDRIPDYWLWFHYMSLVKYPYEGVLQNEFQDPTKCFVRGVQMFDNTPLEVAPTATKVMLLQSLSSTLGINITSTTCVTTGTDILIKQGVTDLSKWNCLWVTIAWGFFFRILFYFALLLGSKNKRK, encoded by the coding sequence ATGAAGCGAGTTGGAACTGATAGTAATACTACTTTTAATCCTTCAAGGTTCTTTCTTGATAGCCAACCCATCACATTTATTAAGGACGACCAGCAACAACCCATGGAGGTGGAGAGTTTGTCTAGGAACCCAAACTCCGGCAGCTTCGGTGTCTCTCCCACGCTGGGTGAGCTCTTGAAGCGAGTCGGTGATGTTCAAAATGGTAACGAGACTCCGAACCACCAGGTGCTTGAGATGACCGACGGTGGTCTTGGCCTTGAGCCCAGAtcccttcctcttcctttcgTTCTTTCCTTCAGTAATCTCACTTACAGCATCAAGAATCGCCGGAAAATGAGGTTTCCAAATTGTTTTGGTCGGACGAGGAGTAAGCTTGGAGCGGCGGGTGATCCAGTACTAGAGAGTGACAACAACAATTACTCCTCCAACGCCAAGATTATCTTGAACGACATCTCCGGCGAAGCGAGGGATGGAGAGATATTAGCGGTTCTTGGAGCTAGTGGGTCAGGGAAATCGACGTTGATCGATGCTCTGGCTAATCGGATGGCTAAGGGGAGTTTGAAAGGCTCCATCACATTGAACGGCGAACCTTTAGAGTCTCGGCTTCTTAAGGTGATCTCTGCTTACGTCATGCAAGATGACTTGCTATTCCCCATGTTGACGGTGGAGGAGACGCTCATGTTCTCCGCCGAGTTCAGGCTACCTCGCTCTCTTTCCAAGTCTAAGAAGAAAGCTAGGGTTCAAGCTCTCATCGATCAGCTTGGTCTGAGGAACGCTGCGAAGACTGTGATCGGCGATGAAGGTCACAGAGGTGTTTCCGGCGGAGAACGCCGCCGTGTTTCGATCGGAACCGACATTATTCACGATCCCATCATTTTGTTCCTGGACGAACCCACTTCGGGTTTGGATTCCACGAGTGCGTTTATGGTGGTAAAGGTACTCCAGCGGATCGCTCAGAGCGGGAGTATTGTTATCATGTCCATACATCAGCCAAGCTACAGAATCATTGGCTTGCTTGACCGCATGATCTTCCTATCCCGTGGTCAGACTGTATTCAGGGGCCCACCATCGACAATACCCCAATTCTTCGCCGAATTCGGACACCCGATCCCAGAGAAAGAGAACCGGACCGAATTCGCCCTCGATTTGATCCGCGAACTCGAGGTATCCCCCGGTGGCACAAAGGGTTTAGTCGAATTCCAAAAATCATGGCAAACCGCAAAGCGCCCTGGGAATCTCGATTCGCAGCAACAGGACCTATCCTTGAACGATGCCATTAGCGCGAGCATTTCAAGAGGGAAGCTCGTCTCCGGCACCACCAACGATTCCAGCTCTACAAAGGTCTCAAGGTTCGTGAATCCGTTCTGGGCTGAGATCGCGGTTCTGTCAAAGCGATCCGTAACGAACACCCGAAGAATGCCGGAGCTTTTAGGGATCCGTTTAGGAGCGGTCTTGGTAACCGGGTTCATCTTAGCTACCATTTTCTGGCATCTGGACAATTCCCCTAAAGGAGTTCAAGAAAGATTAGGGTTTTTCGCCTTCGCAATGTCGACTACATTCTACACCTGCGCAGACGCCCTTCCTGTGTTCTTGCAGGAACGATACATCTTCATGAGAGAAACAGCTTACAACGCTTACCGTCGTTCCTCCTATGTCTTATCTAACTCCATCGTCGTCATACCATCGCTGATTTTCTTGTCGTTCGCTTTCGCGGCGACGACCTTCTGGGCGGTGGGTTTAGCCGGAGGCGTGAAAgggtttttcttctattttgggataATATTGGCGTCGTTTTGGGCTGGGAGTTCGTTTGTGACATTCTTATCGGGAGTGGTGTCACATGTGATGCTGGGTTACACAGTGGTTGTAGCCATATTAGCTTACTTTCTTCTGTTCAGTGGCTTCTTCATTAACAGGGATCGAATCCCTGACTACTGGTTATGGTTCCATTACATGTCATTGGTGAAATACCCATATGAGGGAGTGTTGCAGAACGAATTTCAAGACCCAACAAAGTGTTTCGTTAGAGGAGTCCAGATGTTTGATAATACACCTCTGGAGGTAGCACCGACGGCGACGAAGGTGATGTTGTTGCAAAGTTTGAGCAGTACGTTGGGGATAAACATCACCAGCACCACCTGTGTGACCACTGGAACAGATATATTGATTAAGCAGGGCGTGACGGACTTAAGTAAGTGGAATTGCTTGTGGGTAACAATTGCTTGGGGTTTCTTCTTCAGAATTCTCTTCTACTTCGCACTGTTGTTGGGAAGCAAGAACAAGAGGAAGTAG